The Deinococcus detaillensis genome includes a window with the following:
- a CDS encoding rhodanese-like domain-containing protein yields the protein MRLLPILLIMALGSASAAPALLTPQELATALKHKSFTLINVHVPFEGAIPETDAFIPFDAIKDSAQLPRDHAAQIVLYCRSGSMSAIAHATLNKLGYSNVRELQGGFNAWKQAGFPLTQR from the coding sequence ATGCGTCTTCTTCCTATTCTGCTTATTATGGCCCTGGGATCGGCCAGCGCGGCCCCCGCTCTGCTTACGCCTCAGGAACTGGCGACTGCGCTCAAGCACAAGTCGTTTACCTTGATCAATGTGCATGTGCCGTTTGAGGGGGCAATTCCGGAGACTGACGCCTTCATTCCCTTCGACGCAATCAAGGACAGCGCTCAGTTGCCGCGCGATCATGCGGCCCAGATCGTCCTGTACTGCCGTTCTGGGAGCATGAGCGCTATTGCCCACGCCACCCTGAATAAACTGGGCTACTCGAACGTTCGCGAGTTACAAGGCGGCTTCAACGCCTGGAAACAGGCGGGCTTTCCACTCACACAGCGCTGA